GGCCGATGGCGGCGGCGCGGGCGGGGCATACATTGCGGCGACTGCTTCTTCTTCGGTCATGTGAGTGAAAGGTGGAGCTGTTGGAGATCCGCGACCACGCGGGTGAAGGATGTTGGATCCGGCGGCCGCTCATGGGTCATCGCGCGCTCGGCGCGCTCGCGGGTGATCCCGGCGCGCTGGGCCATCCATTCGAAAACGTCGCCGTGATGCTGGCCACCGAGCCGCAGCGCCCGCTCGAGCACCGAGTCGCGCAGTGGACGGAGCAGCGCCTGTCCCTTGTCGAGCCGCCACTGGAAGTCACCGAGTGCCTCCAGGTGATGGTCGTAGTCGCGCTGGTGCGTCGGTTCTTCCTCGCGGCGCATGGGTCCGAAGCGCGGCATGTTCTTCCACAGCCAAATCACGGTCAGCACCAGCAGCCCGACCAAGGCTGGCCAACCGTGCCGCCACAGCATGGTCCACAGCGAAAGCCCGGCATCGCGGATGATCGCCACGCTCCCTTCATCAAAGTATGGCGACGCTTCCACCAGCGCCAACAGAAGCTCAGCATGATCGTTGTCACCGATGTAGCGGTTGCGGAAGGGCCGCGCGTCGGTCATCACGGTCACCATGCCATCGCCGACATACGCCTGGGCCATGGCCCGGCGGGCACGGTTGCCCTTCTGGACCCCGATGGAGGATTCCACGAAGACTTCGTAGTCCTCTTCATCCACCTCCAATCTCTTGGCCTCCACCTTTTCGCCACTCGAACTGAAAGTCAGGCCCGCCTCACGCAGCCAGGCTTGAAGGGAATCCGGAACCTCCTCCTCCGCGGACAACCGGAAGCTCCCCGCTCGCCCCCAGTCGTCATGATACGACTCGGCATTCTCCATCAGGCAGATGAGATGCCCCCCACCTGCCACCCACTCCTTCACCTCGCGGACATAGGCATCGGTCGCGAGCACGGACGCCGGCACCAGCATCACCGACACCTCGTCGAGATCCGGCCAGCCGGGCTTGTTGATCACGGTGTAGCCCATCCGCTCGAGAAAACGCGCCGCGGCGAGGTAGGCATCGAGCTTCGCCTTGCCCTTGTAGCCGGTCTCCTCGGTGCGCGTCGTGTAGCTGCCGCCGCCGCAACCGGCGAGTAGCAGGCACAGCAGAAGCCAAAGGATTCTCATGCCGGCCTCCTTTCTACGGAAAAAGGCCAGCTCGAGCACAGCTCCTGCATCCGCTCGTCCTGTGGCGCGCGGCGACCGTAGGCCAGCATCATCCACGCCTCGGTCAGCCCGCCGAAGTAGCCGGCATGCGCCGCGGCCTCGATCTCGACCCGCCGCAGGCAGTCGCTCTCCGTATCCGACTCCGCGATCTCAACGCCGCCATTCTCGATCAGCCGGGAAATCGTGCCGCGATAGAGCAAGCTCATCGCCTCCTGGCGACGGCCGACGCGCCACAGCTCCATCGCCGCCGTCGGGATGTCCTTGGGTAGCGACTCCGGAGCGACGTCCATCCCCATCACCACCCGCGCCGCAGCAGGAGCCGGCTTGCTCACCCCGATGCCGCGCGCTTGCAAAACATGGCGATGACGCCAGACCATCCAGACCACGAACGCGATCAGGAGACCGAGCAGCATCCAGCCGATCCCTTGGATCAGGTAGGCGAACCATTCGCCCGGCCCGTTCCAGTTCCACGAGCTGCTACTAGGGTTCTTTTCCTTCCAGGTGTATTTGAAGACCTCGAAATCCGGCTGAGCCTTGATCTCGGTGATGACTTCCTTCGGTGCCTCCTCCGCGCCAACCCGCGGGATCATGACGCCGACAAGCAGCAACGTCAGCACCGCTCCCGCCGCGCCACGCAGGCGATTGCCCAGGCGGCGGAAGGCGAGTTCCACGTCCCAGCCTTCGATCCATGTACGATGGTTCACGTAGATGCCGAAACCCGCACCGGTGCCGAAGACATCCACCAGCGACATCGACAGCATCACCGACGACACACCGGTCCACAGCAAGGCCTTTGGCAGTCCGGCCCACGTATTGCCGCCCCACTCCTCCATCGCCAGGCCCCACGACTGGGCCTCGGTCGCTGGCAGGAACATCAGCGCCGTGGCAAAAACCGCCACCGCCAGCCACAAGGTCAGCACGGCCCGCCACAACGCCAGCACCACCACCGTGGCATCGCCACGGCGCAGCAGCAGCCGCACCCGCGTGGCGTAGTCCTTTCGCCGCAGTCCTTCGAGATCCTCCACCGCCATCGTCAGCGGCCGCCATGGCGAGAAGCGCGCCCAGATCATGCGGAAAAAGAAGCGCCGCACGCAGGCCCGCGGCCATTCACGCAGCACCGCCTTCCACTTGGGAAGCTCGCCGAACAGCCGGCGGCTCAGCACGAAAAGGACGAGCCGCGAGCTGACCGGCATCCACCACCAGCAGACGAGCAGCAGCAGCACCGGCAGATCGCGCAGGAAGACCAGCGAGAGCGCCAGCACCGGCAGCATCCCCAGCCACCAGCAGCCGAGCAGCCGCCAGAAGTCGCGCCGGGAGAGAGCGATGCCGAGATCCACCGCCTCCCAATCGCTCCGCGGCCGGAGCTCGGCGGTCATCTCCTCAAGCCGCACGCGTCCCCCTTCCCAGCGCCAGGAAATACACCACATGCGCCACCCAGCCCGCGATGCCGACGGCGTATTTCACGTTCGAGTCGATCGCCTGCGCCGACCAGAAGCCCTCGACCACCGCGGCAATGCCGGTCATCACCGCCGCGCCTAACAGAAGCGGCAAGGCGCGCCGGCCCGCTTCCGCGATCGCCCGCGCACGCGGCAGGCGGCCGGGCTTCAAGACACCGAGCCCCAGCCGCATGCCCGCCATGCCGGCCACCACCATGCCTAGCAGCTCATACGACGAGTGCCCGGCCACGAAGGTCCAGAATGACTCGGGATTGCACGCGTAGTGGACATAGCCCGCCGAGGCCCCGATGTGGATGCCATTGTAGACCAGGAAAAAGATCGTGCCCACGCAGGCGGCGATGCCCCCGGCAAAGATCTGGAAGTCGATGCCGACGTTGTTGCGAATGTAGAAGCCGAACATCATGAAGTTCGAGCCGAACTCCTTTCGCAGGTGACTCAGTTGCTCCTCCTTCCCGCCATACATGCTCTCCATGCTGGCCATGCCTTCCTGGCCGATGGCGGAGCGGATCCAGTCGATATCGAACCACGCCGACGCCATCATCGCGAAGAACGGGATCCAGAACAGCGCGCTGCACAGCCAGAACAACCGCCACTCGCTCCGGATGGTCTGCGGAAAACCGGCCACGGCGAATTTCAGCGCCGCCTGCCAGCCGTGCTTGCGGCTCCGGTAGAGCAGCTTGTAGCCGCGGATCACCAGCGCATTCAGCCGGTCGATCAGGTGCCCGGCATACATCCGGTGGCGGGCCAGCGCGAGGTCCGAACAGGCCTCGCGAAAGCGCCGCGGCAACTCGTCCACGCCTTCCACCGGCTTGCCCTTCTCCACGCTGGTGATCAGGCGGTCCAGCTCCACCCACTCGGCGGCGCGGCGTTCTTCAAAGGATCCCGGGCTCATCGTCGTTCCTGCAACCAGTGGGCAATCGCCATGATTCGCGAGACGCCCTTCTGGCCGTCGCCGCCCGTCAATTCCTTCGCATGGTCGGCGATCTCCGCGCGACGACCTTCCGACCACAGTCCCGCCCGCTCGCGGAAGGCGACCACGGCGCGCACTTCTTCCGGCCGCAGGGCCATCGCCGGGCGGGCCGCCTCCATGGGCGGCGGCGCGGGCACCGCCGGCTCCGGCAGCAGCCGGTCATAAATCACCACCGTCCCCGCGGCGAGGTCGCCCAGCCGCTGGAAGCGCTTCGTCGCCATGCAGGCCGCCAGCCCGAAGGCCATCGTGGGCACATACATGCCACCGGTCCACACCGCCGGCCACAGCGGCATCTCATCGATCCAGCGCAGGAAATTCCTCAAAATCGATTGCCCGAAGGTGATCGGCGCCCCGGACGTCTGCACCACCCGCAACCCGAGCATCCGCTTGCCCGGCGTGGCCCCGCGCTTCGAGGCCTCGAAAAACACCGGGTACCACCAGCGCATGAAAAACCACGCCAGCAGGAACACCCCGACCGCCACCTGGAAGCCGATGCCGATCCCCGCAAACATCAGAATCACCGCCCCGATCGTCAGGATCACCCCCTGCAAGAGCATGTCGATCCCCAGCGCGATCCCGCGCGGCAGGGGCCCTGCGATGCGCAGCCGCACCTCCACGCCTTCGGCCAACTCGATGGCCTGCAGCGTGTCGATTCGCAGCGTGTTCTCGTCCATGCCTGTCTGGTCGGAAAGCTACCCGCCCCGCCATTTCCGTAAAGTCCGTTCGACCGGCACGAAAAAGCGCCGGGCGAGCGGGTCGCGGCGGCGCTTGGAAAAAATTGGGGCCGGTTCGGCTCACCGGTTCCCGGTCAGGGCGTGGCCTTCGATTTCTCGACGGCCTCGGCGATCGTCTTGCGGGATTCCTCGGAGAGCTTCTCCAGCGCGTATTCCACGCTCTTCCCGTTCGCCATCACGAAGGTCACGGTCTTGTCGTCGGCGGACTTCACCGCGGCGCGGATGCTGCCGCCAGAGGCATTCGTCCAAGCGCGTTGCTCGATCAGGTTGCCGGCAACCTCCGCGGTCGCATCTTCCCCACCACTCTTCTCCGCGGTGGCCAGGGCGTCCTTCACCGCCTTGTCAAATTCGGCACCGGACGGGCGTCCGTCGAACACCAGTTCCCCGTCTGTCCCGAAAACAAACACGCGTGGGATGCCGGTCACATCGATCGGGCCTTCCGCGCCTTCAACAATGGTGTAATCGACCTTGGCCTTTTCCAGAAGGGGCTTCATTTCATCCTTCGAGTGCCCTTGGCACTCGGCACCGATGATCACGAGACCCTTGTCGCGGTTCTCGCGGTCCATTTCCGCAAGGTGAGGCAGCGAGGCGACACATGGCGGGCATTTCACGCCCCAGTATTCCAGCACCACCACCTTGCCTTTCACGTCCTTCTTGCCGACCTTTTCGCCGAAAACGACCTTGCCGAGGTCCCAGTCGGAGAACTTGGCTTTCTTTTCTGCGGCGTGGGATGCCGGGAGGACCATGGCCGCAAGGACGGCCAACGACGAGAGGATGCCTGGGAGAATTTTCATAACCGGTGCATAGCGTAGGGATAACACGGATTCTTTCAAGAAATGTCAGATTCCGGGGTGTAGCGGGGCGACTTCGTCCTTCCGGCGGGGTGCGGTCCGACCCGGCGAATCGATCACTTTCCGGCCATCAGGTCCGCACCCCGCCGGAACGACGAAGTCGCCCCGCTACCTCCGAGCATCACCCCTCGATCCGGTGCGGCAGGAAGCGGCTGAGGTTCCCGGTGACCGGCGAGGTATCCGCGCGGGCAGAAAGACCACGGCACTCGTCGCCGATCATCCACAGACCCCAGACGACGTGGCGTCCGGCGGCTTGGAAAAGGTCGGCGTGCTGCTGATAGACCGTCGGGCCGATGGGCGGCGGAGAATGGAAGGGTCCGCGGGAACGCAGGACCACGCCGCTGCCCTCGCGGCCGAAGAACGGCTTTTCTATCCAGCATTTGTTCGGGTTAGTCCTTGAATTCTGAATTCTTGCCTGCCGTTGTCAGATTCGAGCCGTGGTGCCAGCGAGCAGGAGGCTGAAGAAAGCTTTGGAGGCGTCCTAACAGATTCAATTTTCAAGGACTGATACCATTCAAATTGGTTGCACCCCGCACCCGCCCGCCCCTCGACAGGGGACGGGCTTTTCATTTCCACGGCAGCGCCCATGGTGCCCACGTGAAGCTCGCCCTCCACCGCTCCATCACCTTCTGGTCCGGCATCCTCGTGATGGCGTTCATCTGTTGGGCGTGGCGAGACTCTGTTTTCTGGAATTCTTCGGTAAGCAAAAGCTCGTGGCGTCTGAATAGCTCCCGCTCGGGAGTGTCCGTGTACTACGTGCCGCCTCCGGCGTCCTTTGGCGAATGGCGCAGCACCCGCTTCAAGGCGACTCCTACATATTTCTCTCACCAATACCTGCCGCCAGCGCTGTTTGCGAGGGGCGCAGGAGTGCCCCAAGGCCCCATCGAGGTGGCCGATGACGGCTCGGTGAGCGGACCGCCCGAGTACTTGGCCTGGCAGGCGGACATGCAGGCGGCACGCAGTGAGCGTGAGCGTTTCGAGGTCTCGATGAGGCACCGACCGGTGAAGGATGGATCGCTCTTTGTTCCCTATTGGCTCTTCCTGCTGGCGGTTGCCGTTCCATGGCTTGCCTTGCCCTTCTGGCGGGCGAGGCGGAGGGGAAAGACTGCCGCGGCTATCACCTAACAGTGCCGCCTCCCGTTCCGCTCCGCCCCCGTCGTCGGAGACCCGGACTGCGGCAGCCCTGCTGCCGCTCGAAGCCAGCAGCCCTGCTGCGGGGCAGCACCGGGTGATCTCCCCTTACCTACCACGTCCAATCGACCCGACCTGCGGACAGGCGTCATTCTCCGGCACCTGCTGAAGCAGCTCGTTCTACCACTTCCACTGAAGACGCTTCTCTTTCGGAAACTTCGCGCAGCAGGTCTCGGGGAATCTGGGGGAATGCTTCGATGCGGGGACGGCCGCCATCAACACATCAACTCATGACCCCATCAACCAGTCACTTCTTCTCAGCGTCCCCATCTTTGGCTTTGGTCACTCCCTCGCTCGATGTGCTGAAAGGCTCCATGCGATGGGGCCGCCCCACCACCTCGAAGTAGACCTTCGAGCGCGGCTTCCAGAATTCCTTGTACTTCTCTGCAAAGTCCTGAGGCGTGATCGAGTCGTGCAGCGTGACGGTCCACCACTGGCCATGCTTTCTCGTCCGGCTTCCTCCCAATCCCACAATTGGATGCCGTCTCCACCCCAACATGTGGTCGCCACAACGCTTCAACAAAACCTCTTCAAACTTGAGGTTCTTGTCTTCGGAACTCCCTTTCTGCCAGTCGTAGTTTGAATCGGTTGAATTCGCCATGTCCTCGTCGGTCAACTCGTCGGGGGTCCAGAATCCCAGGTTGTAGCTGTTTTCCGTGTAGCCAGGCTCCTTCCCATCGGGAGTCGCAATCAGCATCGAGATCGCTCGCCTGTCATGGTCATTGGCGAATCGAAGGTAATAAACCAGCCCGCCCAAGCACACGGCAAGCATGATCAGGAAGCTGGTGAACTGCAGCCAGGTCGATGGCCACAACGGGGAGTTTTTTTGAGTCTCCATAATGGGGGAAAGGACTTGGGGAACCGGTGTGTTATCCGATGTGTTGTCCGACATGTCGAATCGATCGTGCCTCAAAGGATGGAAGTTTCATTTACATTGCACACCGGTATTTCTAATCGAAAGAAGCCTCGGGATTTCAGCGCCAACGGCGCGGCCACCAGCCCCCGCATCACACCAAAACGGGCTCGATCCGGAAGCACGAAAGCCCCTCCCTACCCCTCGATCCGATGCGGCAGGAAGCGGCTCAAGTTGCCGGTGACCGGCGAGGTGTCGGCGCGGGCAGAAAGCCCGCGGCATTCGTCGCCGATCATCCACAGGCCCCAGACGACGTGGCGTCCGGCGGCTTGGAAAAGGTCGGCGTGCTGCTGATAGACCGTCGGGCCGATGGCAGGCGGGGAGTGAAAGGGTCCGCGCGAACGCAGCACCACGCCGCTACCCTCGCGGCCGAAGAACGGCTTCTCCACCCAGCGATCCACCTCACCAAGACCGTCGCGCGAGTACGACGCGGGTAGTAGCAACGGGTGACCGGGGTTCAGCTCCCAGAGGATGGGAAGGATACCCTTGTTCGAAAGCATCATCTTCCACGCCGGCTCGGTGAAGCGCTGGCGCTCCTGGCCGATCTCCGCGAAGAACGGCTCCTCCATCATCCACTCCCACGGGTACAGCTTGAAAAGGCGCTCGATGGGACGCTCGGCTGCATCGGTGAAGCGACCACCTTCCGAAAAGCCGATTTCAGCGATGTCCAGCAGCTCGACGCTCTTCCCCGCCTGCTCCGCAGTCTCCGCCAGATAGGCAATGGTCTGCCGGTCCTCGAGGTGATCCCACGTGCAGGCGAAGTGGATCATCGCCTCGGGAAAGAGCTGCCAGCGCTCGACCAAGGCCTCGTGGATGGAATTGAGCTGGTCACTGTCAGGTGCCACGTCCTCCAGCCACTGCCACTGGATCACCGCGGCCTCTAGCAAGGACGTCGGGGTGTCGGCGTTGTATTCGAGCAGCTTTGGCGTGCTGGTGCCATCCCATGCCAGGTCGAAGCGGCCGTAGAGCGCGCGATCCCCGGCCATCCACGAGGTCTGCACCAGACCGGCAGCGGTGTCCGGGATAGCGAGCCTACTGAACCAATCGCGGCGAACGATTTCCTCGCAGGCATGGAGGCAAAGCGCGTGGAGCTGATTCGCCGCATCCTCGAGGACTTCCGCAGCCTCCAGGGTGAAGACCAGGTTCTGGTCCTCCGTCCAGTACGGCTGGCCATCGGCACCGTGCC
This genomic interval from Luteolibacter arcticus contains the following:
- a CDS encoding TlpA family protein disulfide reductase, whose amino-acid sequence is MKILPGILSSLAVLAAMVLPASHAAEKKAKFSDWDLGKVVFGEKVGKKDVKGKVVVLEYWGVKCPPCVASLPHLAEMDRENRDKGLVIIGAECQGHSKDEMKPLLEKAKVDYTIVEGAEGPIDVTGIPRVFVFGTDGELVFDGRPSGAEFDKAVKDALATAEKSGGEDATAEVAGNLIEQRAWTNASGGSIRAAVKSADDKTVTFVMANGKSVEYALEKLSEESRKTIAEAVEKSKATP
- a CDS encoding glutathionylspermidine synthase family protein; the protein is MQNSRTNPNKCWIEKPFFGREGSGVVLRSRGPFHSPPPIGPTVYQQHADLFQAAGRHVVWGLWMIGDECRGLSARADTSPVTGNLSRFLPHRIEG
- a CDS encoding glutathionylspermidine synthase family protein; this encodes MKAPIRLESRPPRPDWQQRVEDAGLLWHGADGQPYWTEDQNLVFTLEAAEVLEDAANQLHALCLHACEEIVRRDWFSRLAIPDTAAGLVQTSWMAGDRALYGRFDLAWDGTSTPKLLEYNADTPTSLLEAAVIQWQWLEDVAPDSDQLNSIHEALVERWQLFPEAMIHFACTWDHLEDRQTIAYLAETAEQAGKSVELLDIAEIGFSEGGRFTDAAERPIERLFKLYPWEWMMEEPFFAEIGQERQRFTEPAWKMMLSNKGILPILWELNPGHPLLLPASYSRDGLGEVDRWVEKPFFGREGSGVVLRSRGPFHSPPAIGPTVYQQHADLFQAAGRHVVWGLWMIGDECRGLSARADTSPVTGNLSRFLPHRIEG
- a CDS encoding DUF4350 domain-containing protein; protein product: MRILWLLLCLLLAGCGGGSYTTRTEETGYKGKAKLDAYLAAARFLERMGYTVINKPGWPDLDEVSVMLVPASVLATDAYVREVKEWVAGGGHLICLMENAESYHDDWGRAGSFRLSAEEEVPDSLQAWLREAGLTFSSSGEKVEAKRLEVDEEDYEVFVESSIGVQKGNRARRAMAQAYVGDGMVTVMTDARPFRNRYIGDNDHAELLLALVEASPYFDEGSVAIIRDAGLSLWTMLWRHGWPALVGLLVLTVIWLWKNMPRFGPMRREEEPTHQRDYDHHLEALGDFQWRLDKGQALLRPLRDSVLERALRLGGQHHGDVFEWMAQRAGITRERAERAMTHERPPDPTSFTRVVADLQQLHLSLT
- a CDS encoding DUF4129 domain-containing protein codes for the protein MTAELRPRSDWEAVDLGIALSRRDFWRLLGCWWLGMLPVLALSLVFLRDLPVLLLLVCWWWMPVSSRLVLFVLSRRLFGELPKWKAVLREWPRACVRRFFFRMIWARFSPWRPLTMAVEDLEGLRRKDYATRVRLLLRRGDATVVVLALWRAVLTLWLAVAVFATALMFLPATEAQSWGLAMEEWGGNTWAGLPKALLWTGVSSVMLSMSLVDVFGTGAGFGIYVNHRTWIEGWDVELAFRRLGNRLRGAAGAVLTLLLVGVMIPRVGAEEAPKEVITEIKAQPDFEVFKYTWKEKNPSSSSWNWNGPGEWFAYLIQGIGWMLLGLLIAFVVWMVWRHRHVLQARGIGVSKPAPAAARVVMGMDVAPESLPKDIPTAAMELWRVGRRQEAMSLLYRGTISRLIENGGVEIAESDTESDCLRRVEIEAAAHAGYFGGLTEAWMMLAYGRRAPQDERMQELCSSWPFSVERRPA
- a CDS encoding RDD family protein, whose amino-acid sequence is MDENTLRIDTLQAIELAEGVEVRLRIAGPLPRGIALGIDMLLQGVILTIGAVILMFAGIGIGFQVAVGVFLLAWFFMRWWYPVFFEASKRGATPGKRMLGLRVVQTSGAPITFGQSILRNFLRWIDEMPLWPAVWTGGMYVPTMAFGLAACMATKRFQRLGDLAAGTVVIYDRLLPEPAVPAPPPMEAARPAMALRPEEVRAVVAFRERAGLWSEGRRAEIADHAKELTGGDGQKGVSRIMAIAHWLQERR
- a CDS encoding stage II sporulation protein M: MSPGSFEERRAAEWVELDRLITSVEKGKPVEGVDELPRRFREACSDLALARHRMYAGHLIDRLNALVIRGYKLLYRSRKHGWQAALKFAVAGFPQTIRSEWRLFWLCSALFWIPFFAMMASAWFDIDWIRSAIGQEGMASMESMYGGKEEQLSHLRKEFGSNFMMFGFYIRNNVGIDFQIFAGGIAACVGTIFFLVYNGIHIGASAGYVHYACNPESFWTFVAGHSSYELLGMVVAGMAGMRLGLGVLKPGRLPRARAIAEAGRRALPLLLGAAVMTGIAAVVEGFWSAQAIDSNVKYAVGIAGWVAHVVYFLALGRGTRAA